TGGAGATCACAAAAAAACAGGTGCGCATAATTATTGAAAATTTTCAGGCAAAAAATATTTCTAGCCCGCTAAATATTACGCTTGGACAAGGAATTTCTCGCGGCGAAAAAATGGATTTTATCATTCAAAAATCGGTTGAACTTGGGGTGCATACAATTGCCCCAATAGTTACCGAAAGATCAAGCTTCAAATTATCTGATGAGCGTCAAACAAATAAGCTTCGTCATTGGCAAAGCATTGCGATTCACGCTTCTGAGCAATCTGGGCGCTGCGATATTGCACAAATTTCAACTATACAGCCACTGGCAACTTGGCTGAATTCGCAGCGCGGCTTGTGTCTGGTGCTTGATCCAAACGCACGTAACAATCTGAAACATGCTCTGGAACAATCCAAACAAAATAATAAAATCGATGCCATAACACTTTTGATCGGGCCAGAAGGCGGGTTAAGCGCAGATGAAATTCAACTTGCAGTAAAATATAACTTCCGGCCAATAAAATTTGGCCCAAGAATATTACGCACTGAAACCGCGGGTTTGGCTATTGTTAGCGTGTTGCAATATCTATTGGGGGATGTTGCGTAATGCATTTTTATTTTCCTTTGCCTTCCTTGAAATGCCTGCGGCAGACAGCGATATAGCGCTCATTTCCACCAACTTCAACTTGAGCCCCCTCCCGGACGGCGTTCCCAAATTCATCAATGCGCATATTCATAGTAGCTTTTTTGCCACAATGACAAATAGTTTTAATTTCGATCAGTTGATCGGCTAAACCCAGTAAATATTTGCTACCTTCAAATAACTCACCCATAAAATCGGTGCGTAAACCATAAGCTAATACCGGGATATTAATTTCATCGGTAATTTCTGCCAATTGCAATACTTGGGCTTTATTTAAAAACTGTGCTTCATCAACTAACACACACTTAATATTTGCATTTTTGGCGCAAGCATTTTTAGCGTAAGTAAATATATTAAAATCACTATCAAAAGGAATGGAATCAGCTTGCAAGCCAATCCTTGAGGCAACTTTATTTTTGCCATAGCGTGTATCAAATGCTGGGGCAAATAGCAGAGTATCCATGCCGCGCTCATTATAGTTGTAACTTGATTGCAACAAAACCGTGCTCTTGCCAGCATTCATAGCTGAATAATAAAAATGTAGTTTGGCCAATTTCAGTCTCCTTGATAAAATGATAAGATAATAAGGTTAGTGGATATTTTAACGTAACAAATTATCGTTACAAGGAGTTAGTATGGATATTTTTTTAAAAACAGTGGCAATTGCTGCTGTTTCAATATTATGGTCCAATTTAACAATCGCTGCCGCGTCACATCCAACTATACAACCACAGCCAAATCAAACTATTAATGCTCCGGCTATTACAAATAACGGTTCTGATTTTAAAATACCGCCTGAAGAACGTATTTGCCCAGAATCGAGCGCATTAGTCAGAGATGGTTTATGGTGGTCGGCTAACAATAAAACATGGAAATCTTATACTCAATCATTTGCAAAAAA
This portion of the Endomicrobiales bacterium genome encodes:
- a CDS encoding 16S rRNA (uracil(1498)-N(3))-methyltransferase, with product EITKKQVRIIIENFQAKNISSPLNITLGQGISRGEKMDFIIQKSVELGVHTIAPIVTERSSFKLSDERQTNKLRHWQSIAIHASEQSGRCDIAQISTIQPLATWLNSQRGLCLVLDPNARNNLKHALEQSKQNNKIDAITLLIGPEGGLSADEIQLAVKYNFRPIKFGPRILRTETAGLAIVSVLQYLLGDVA
- a CDS encoding thymidine kinase, encoding MAKLHFYYSAMNAGKSTVLLQSSYNYNERGMDTLLFAPAFDTRYGKNKVASRIGLQADSIPFDSDFNIFTYAKNACAKNANIKCVLVDEAQFLNKAQVLQLAEITDEINIPVLAYGLRTDFMGELFEGSKYLLGLADQLIEIKTICHCGKKATMNMRIDEFGNAVREGAQVEVGGNERYIAVCRRHFKEGKGK